Genomic window (Candidatus Binatia bacterium):
CTGGGCGCGCAGGGCATCAAGATCATGAGCGCCGGGCGACTCAACGGCATCGAAATCGCGCGCACCGAGTGGTACCGCGAGGGACGGGTGCCGTTGCACACGCTGCGCGCTGACATCGACTACGGGTTCTCTGAGGCCAAGACCACCTATGGCGTCATCGGCGTCAAGGTGTGGGTCTATCGGGGTGACAACCTGGGCCGCGGCGACGCGCCGGGTGCCAACAA
Coding sequences:
- a CDS encoding 30S ribosomal protein S3; this translates as LGAQGIKIMSAGRLNGIEIARTEWYREGRVPLHTLRADIDYGFSEAKTTYGVIGVKVWVYRGDNLGRGDAPGANKTEAQEEERRPRRGPRPGGPGAPDRRGRPGGDRAPRAEAPGVDVKPADGAAGDGAKPAVKRVRKAAGPGTGQA